From Apium graveolens cultivar Ventura chromosome 9, ASM990537v1, whole genome shotgun sequence, the proteins below share one genomic window:
- the LOC141687526 gene encoding high-affinity nitrate transporter 3.1-like: MAASSILFVASILFCSFALSCYANELFSDLEHSILVTASPKSGQVLKSGEANITVTWSFNKTFPGTESTYKTVKVKLCYAPVSQKDRGWRKTKDELKKDRTCQHKIVNRDYKPSKDMVTWTVERDTPQATYFVRVYVFNAEDKEVAYGQSTDDAKKKNLFEVEAVTGRHVSLDIASVCFSVFSIVSLAGFFYLEKRKGRSSQQK, encoded by the exons ATGGCTGCCTCTAGTATTCTGTTTGTAGCTTCAATATTGTTCTGCTCCTTTGCCTTGAGTTGTTATGCTAACGAACTCTTCTCTGACCTGGAACATTCTATCCTCGTCACAGCGTCTCCTAAAAGCGGACAAG TGTTGAAATCTGGGGAAGCAAATATCACTGTAACATGGTCTTTCAACAAAACCTTTCCAGGAACAGAATCAACCTACAAAACTGTAAAGGTAAAGCTTTGCTATGCTCCGGTCAGTCAAAAGGATCGTGGATGGCGCAAAACAAAAGATGAGCTTAAGAAGGACAGAACTTGCCAACACAAGATTGTAAACAGGGATTACAAACCTTCAAAGGATATGGTTACTTGGACTGTAGAAAGAGATACCCCCCAAGCAACGTACTTTGTGAGGGTTTATGTTTTCAATGCCGAGGACAAAGAAGTTGCCTATGGCCAAAGCACTGATGATGCTAAGAAAAAGAACTTGTTTGAGGTAGAGGCGGTCACTGGCCGCCATGTCTCCCTTGATATTGCATCTGTGTGCTTCTCTGTTTTCTCTATTGTGTCTTTAGCCGGCTTCTTTTACCTGGAGAAGCGAAAGGGAAGAAGTTCACAGCAAAAGTGA